From Bacillus sp. Marseille-P3661:
GTAGGTAGGATGCCCATACAAATATCGTTTGGACATACCAACCTTAATAGCTCTAACATTAATATAATTGTATTGTTTCTTTTTAATTACTCAATCTCACATGCATTTGCTAATAGTTCTACTAAATGCACAACCTCTACTGCATCAGACATTTGTTCCCTCTTTACCCCCAGTTTCATTTGCAAGTGGCAACCAGGGTTGGTTGTGACAATCATATCCGGTTTTACTCTCTTTACATTCACCATTTTTTGATCTAATATCTCCATTGACTCTTGGTAATTTACTAGATTATAGATTCCTGCAGAGCCACAGCACATATTTTCATCCTGCAATTCCACAAAACGAATACCGGGAATCGATCGTAATAAATCCTTTGGTTCCTTTACCGTTTTTTGGACATTGGTCATGTGACAGGATGGTTGATAGGTTACTATTCTATCTACTTTATGCGTAAATGGTAATTGTAATTGAGATAAAATTACACTAATATCAACGGCTTTTTTTGAAAACTCTTTGGCACGTTCAGCCCATTTTGGGTCATTCTTCAAAAGATGGTCGTATTCTACTAGCATTGCACCACAACCGCCAATTGAGTTTACAATATAGTCAAAAGAGTATTTCTCATAGGCTTCAATATTCTTTTTGGCCAATTCTTTGGCATGGTCCATTTCACCGCTATGACTATGCAATGCCCCACAACAGGTTTGTTCTTTAATTACTGTTACATCACAACCGGCTTTTTGTAACAGTTTTATACTTAAGTCATTAATTTTAGAAAATACTGCATCCATCACACAACCGCTAAAAAAGCCAATGCTCAAAACAGGCTTTTTCTCGGACAGGTGTTTAATAGGACGTTTTTTTCTAGCAAACAATGCGGGTTGTTTAGGGACGATTAGATCAAATTCAGCCATGTGCTCTGGCAGTACCTTTTTAATAATTCCTGTTTTGTGGGTAAGTTTCTGCAGCCCACTGGCTTGGTATACCGTCATCCCTGCACCAATACCTTGGAGCATACGTTTATTGGGAAAGGTATAGTTAAACAATGACTTTCTAAACAGTTTTGTTTTTAAGTCCATTGTTTTATTTTTTTCCTGTTGGATGGCTTCCTTTGCAGACTCAAGAATAGAACCATATTGAACATTTGTTGGGCAAGCTGTTTCACACGCTCTACAGCCTAGACAAAGATCAATAGGTTCCTGCAGTTTATCAATGGATAACTTACCCTCTGCCGCCATTTTGACAAGGTTTATTCTTCCCCTTGGTGACTGCGTTTCTTTTTTCATTGTTTTATAGGTTGGACAAGCAGGTAAACAATAACCACATTGGACACAGCTTAACGTCTCTTCGTAAGCTAGTAGTTCTACGGTGCTTTTTGGATTACTCATGATATAACACCAACTTCTGTCCAGGTTCAGGGAATATTTTTCCTGGATTTAAAATGTTATTAGGATCCCAACTCTGCTTAATCCGTTTCATCATATCTACGCCAACCGGTCCTAGCTCCATTTCCATAAATGGCGCTTTCATTGTTCCAATTCCATGTTCTCCGGAGAGTGTGCCACCAAGTTCAACTGCTGCTTTAAATATTTCTGCGACAGCTTGCTCTACTCTTTCCATTTCCTCTTTATCACGTTTATCAGCAATGATGTTTGGATGGAGATTCCCATCACCGGCATGTCCAAAAACAACTAAATGAATGTTATACTTATCTTTGATTTCTTTTAATCTCTTAAACATATCTGGTATTTTACTACGAGGGACCGTAGCATCTTCTGATATTTTCGTTGGTTTAATTCTAACAATTGCCGGTGAAACAAGTTTTCTTGCTTTCCAAAGATCCTGTGATTCCTTCTGATTATTCGCTACTTTAATTTCTTTTGCACCTACGTTTTCACATACAAGTTTTACCTTCTCAATTTCATCAATAATAGCTTGAGTATGACCATCTAGTTCAATTAACAACATCGCTTCAATATCTGTCGGTAGTCCTAGTGGTTCATATTCCTCAACGGCCACAATCGATGCTTGATCCATCAACTCCATTTTAGCTGGCATAATACCAGAACTTAAGATATTAGAAATGGCTCTCCCTGAATCTATTAAATCATCGAACGTTGCCATTAGTGTCCTTGAATCCTGCGGTTTAGGAATCAATCGTAAGATCGCTTCAGTAACGACTCCAAGAGTTCCTTCTGAACCTACGATTAATTTAGTCAAATCATAACCAGTCACATTTTTCACTGTTCTTCCGCCTGTACGGATTATTTCACCTTCAGGAGTCACAACTTCAAGACCTAGAACGTAATCCTTAGTCACCCCATATTTCAATCCTCTTGGCCCACCAGAATTTTCGGCAAGATTCCCGCCAATTGTTGACACGTTTGAACTACTCGGATCCGGCGGATAAATTAAGCCATATTCATTGGCCGCACTATTAATATCAGCTGTCAGCACTCCAGGAGAGACAATAGCAACTAAATCTTCTGGCTCTATCACTAGCGTTTGATTCCATTGTGAAAAATCTAAGACTATGCCTCCTTTTACAGGTAATGGCCCCCCACTTAAGCTTGTTCCTTGTCCTCTTGGATAAACCGGAACTTTATACTGATTCGCAAGTTTTATAATTTCTGCTACTTCAGCAGTTTCTAAAGGCTGGAGTACAACGTCAGGTAAATAATTGCCGAAGGATGCATCATATCCATAACTATATCGGTCAACTTCTTCCAGCAAAATACGACTCTCATCTCTAATAATAGTTCTTAATTTTTCAATGATCTCAGGTGTGCATGCTTTCATTTTTTCCACATCCTATCACGAAGGTCTCTTAGTAAATACGTCTTTGTTTAATACCCTTTAAATGAGCCCACATATTTTGACGGGCTGCCAACGGGTCTTGTTCAATGATTGCTTTGTAGATTCGTCTATGCTCTTCCATTACCTCTTTATTTAACCTAAAGTTTAATATCGATTGCTCACGGTTTTTCGTTAATTCCCGCACTAATTTATCTGATATTATATTCATAACATTTAGCATTAAAGGATTATGAGCGGCTTCAACTATTGCAAGGTGAAATTGAAGGTCTTCTTCAACTGCAAGCTCCCCTTTTCTTTCAGCCTCGACTAACTTATGAAATATCGTAGCTAATTTATCCTTTTGCACTAAGGTTATTCGTTTGGCTGCATAATAGGCAGCATCTCCTTCAATCGCTTGCCGCAATTCAATTAGTTGTATTAAATCAGCGTTCTTTTC
This genomic window contains:
- a CDS encoding (Fe-S)-binding protein; the protein is MSNPKSTVELLAYEETLSCVQCGYCLPACPTYKTMKKETQSPRGRINLVKMAAEGKLSIDKLQEPIDLCLGCRACETACPTNVQYGSILESAKEAIQQEKNKTMDLKTKLFRKSLFNYTFPNKRMLQGIGAGMTVYQASGLQKLTHKTGIIKKVLPEHMAEFDLIVPKQPALFARKKRPIKHLSEKKPVLSIGFFSGCVMDAVFSKINDLSIKLLQKAGCDVTVIKEQTCCGALHSHSGEMDHAKELAKKNIEAYEKYSFDYIVNSIGGCGAMLVEYDHLLKNDPKWAERAKEFSKKAVDISVILSQLQLPFTHKVDRIVTYQPSCHMTNVQKTVKEPKDLLRSIPGIRFVELQDENMCCGSAGIYNLVNYQESMEILDQKMVNVKRVKPDMIVTTNPGCHLQMKLGVKREQMSDAVEVVHLVELLANACEIE
- a CDS encoding FAD-binding oxidoreductase encodes the protein MKACTPEIIEKLRTIIRDESRILLEEVDRYSYGYDASFGNYLPDVVLQPLETAEVAEIIKLANQYKVPVYPRGQGTSLSGGPLPVKGGIVLDFSQWNQTLVIEPEDLVAIVSPGVLTADINSAANEYGLIYPPDPSSSNVSTIGGNLAENSGGPRGLKYGVTKDYVLGLEVVTPEGEIIRTGGRTVKNVTGYDLTKLIVGSEGTLGVVTEAILRLIPKPQDSRTLMATFDDLIDSGRAISNILSSGIMPAKMELMDQASIVAVEEYEPLGLPTDIEAMLLIELDGHTQAIIDEIEKVKLVCENVGAKEIKVANNQKESQDLWKARKLVSPAIVRIKPTKISEDATVPRSKIPDMFKRLKEIKDKYNIHLVVFGHAGDGNLHPNIIADKRDKEEMERVEQAVAEIFKAAVELGGTLSGEHGIGTMKAPFMEMELGPVGVDMMKRIKQSWDPNNILNPGKIFPEPGQKLVLYHE
- a CDS encoding FadR/GntR family transcriptional regulator, yielding MDIKPIKKRKRIYQEIIDRIKESIESGELSSGDKLPSERALAEMLGVSRTSVKEAISALETAGVVNIRPGVGVFVAEQYGTELLNKFSTIIDEKNADLIQLIELRQAIEGDAAYYAAKRITLVQKDKLATIFHKLVEAERKGELAVEEDLQFHLAIVEAAHNPLMLNVMNIISDKLVRELTKNREQSILNFRLNKEVMEEHRRIYKAIIEQDPLAARQNMWAHLKGIKQRRIY